In Antechinus flavipes isolate AdamAnt ecotype Samford, QLD, Australia chromosome 3, AdamAnt_v2, whole genome shotgun sequence, a genomic segment contains:
- the LOC127558214 gene encoding olfactory receptor 13H1-like, producing the protein MDEGNETDVTYFILVGLSEYPRAQVIFFCLLLMSYLIILLGNSLILFLIHYDSRLHTPMYFFLSNLSFLDMCYTSSSVPQVLINCLVKIPSISLGQCMAQMCAGLYFGVVECLLLAVMAYDRCIAIGDPLRYSVRMSPQLCVKLAVVSWVAAFLLTVVPTLTMPLEFCGHHMINHFSCELLAILKRACNDLKFYEWLMMATSSLTLLTPFAFILASYGRILGAVLKMHSAEGRKKAFSTCSSHITVVVIFYGTAISVYMIPQDKTNQDQDKLISMLYGILPPMLNPLIYSLRNKDVKMALRKLTGEERMSPK; encoded by the coding sequence ATGGATGAAGGAAACGAAACAGATGTGACCTATTTTATTCTAGTTGGACTCTCAGAGTATCCCAGAGCCCAAGTCATCTTCTTCTGCTTGCTCTTAATGTCCTATCTTATCATATTACTTGGGAACAGTCTCATTCTCTTCTTGATCCATTATGATTCCCGCCTCCATACTCCCATGTATTTCTTCCTCAGTAATCTATCCTTTCTGGACATGTGCTATACTTCATCTAGTGTGCCTCAGGTGCTCATCAACTGCTTGGTCAAGATTCCCTCCATCTCCCTGGGCCAGTGTATGGCCCAGATGTGTGCCGGCCTTTATTTTGGGGTTGTGGAATGCCTCCTACTGGCCGTCATGGCCTATGATCGTTGCATCGCCATTGGCGACCCACTACGCTACTCAGTTAGGATGAGTCCCCAGCTCTGTGTCAAGCTAGCAGTGGTTTCCTGGGTGGCAGCCTTTCTTCTGACTGTGGTTCCAACCCTTACAATGCCACTGGAGTTCTGTGGCCATCACATGATCAATCACTTTTCTTGCGAACTCTTGGCCATCCTCAAGCGTGCTTGCAATGATCTGAAGTTTTACGAGTGGTTGATGATGGCCACCAGTTCCCTGACTCTCCTCACACCCTTTGCCTTCATCCTTGCCTCCTATGGGCGCATCCTTGGGGCTGTGCTGAAAATGCATTCAGCAGAGGGTCGAAAGAAGGCTTTCTCTACCTGCAGCTCCCACATAACAGTGGTAGTTATCTTCTATGGCACAGCGATATCTGTGTACATGATTCCCCAGGACAAGACCAACCAGGATCAGGACAAGCTCATTTCTATGCTGTATGGTATCCTTCCACCTATGCTCAACCCCCTCATCTACAGCCTTCGGAACAAAGATGTGAAGATGGCATTAAGGAAATTAACGGGAGAGGAAAGAATGTCTCCGAAGTAG